A section of the Zymoseptoria tritici IPO323 chromosome 9, whole genome shotgun sequence genome encodes:
- a CDS encoding hydrophobin-like protein (Similar to Class II hydrophobins.), with protein MQIHIFATFFFASMAVAMPADSLSRRADFYLPCGTGLSATAECCSANLDGLLELNCAAVPKTPTSGEHFVAICAAQGQEARCCLTVVLGQGVKCQTPPGA; from the exons ATGCAGATCCACATCTTCgctaccttcttcttcgcctccatGGCCGTCGCCATGCCCGCAgactccctctcccgccgcgCAGACTTCTATTTGCCATGCGGCACCGGCCTCTCCGCAACCGCCGAATGCTGCTCGGCCAACCTCGACGGGTTGCTAGAGCTGAACTGTGCTGCCG TTCCAAAGACCCCTACCAGTGGCGAGCACTTCGTCGCCATCTGCGCGGCCCAAGGGCAGGAGGCTAGATGCTGCTTGACGGTGGTC CTCGGACAGGGAGTCAAGTGCCAAACGCCCCCAGGAGCCTGA